One stretch of Paenibacillus sp. AN1007 DNA includes these proteins:
- a CDS encoding cyclic-phosphate processing receiver domain-containing protein, which translates to MHVFLDDYRSCPKGFVLAVNAEECLMLLREGQVDILSLDYELGPDSMNGGEVAAAIVREELYPREIYLHTSSMYGKRQMYEILYSSKPESVVIHNGPMTGEVMLRIAAEAEKS; encoded by the coding sequence ATGCATGTTTTTCTGGATGACTATCGTTCTTGTCCAAAAGGGTTTGTACTGGCTGTCAATGCAGAGGAATGTCTTATGTTATTAAGAGAGGGCCAAGTAGACATTCTGTCACTGGACTATGAGCTGGGACCGGATTCGATGAACGGCGGTGAGGTTGCCGCAGCGATTGTAAGGGAAGAGCTTTATCCACGTGAAATCTATTTACATACGTCGAGTATGTATGGAAAACGGCAGATGTACGAGATACTGTACAGCAGTAAACCTGAATCTGTCGTTATTCATAACGGCCCGATGACAGGTGAAGTCATGCTTCGGATCGCTGCGGAGGCTGAGAAGTCATGA
- a CDS encoding deoxyribonuclease IV, with translation MRPKTGIGAHVSTRGGFLQAARRAHEMGAAAFQYFPKNPRSLNLKRLDLKDAAQCRDWCEANGLASIAHSPYPTNPALGMTRGEAGFHAVVNSIRNDLEISDACGSVGTVVHFGHLQAKDPLEGYHNVIQCLDAALEGWQGKSKILLENQAGDHGPMGTTMEEMIQIRKLSRYPECIAFCFDTCHAFASGMWKSGDESALLEKGRQLGYWDVLAAVHFNDSKYAYGLKKDRHARIGQGHIGCESMKTLLQSPEFQQTVVVLETETGEDGTHREDIQLMRSWL, from the coding sequence ATGAGGCCTAAAACGGGTATCGGCGCACATGTCAGCACCAGAGGAGGTTTTTTACAGGCGGCTAGGAGAGCGCATGAGATGGGAGCAGCGGCTTTTCAGTATTTTCCGAAAAACCCGCGCAGTCTCAATCTGAAACGTCTGGATCTGAAGGATGCTGCACAGTGCAGGGATTGGTGCGAGGCGAATGGACTGGCTTCCATTGCACACTCGCCCTATCCCACGAATCCGGCACTTGGCATGACCCGTGGAGAGGCGGGATTCCATGCAGTAGTAAATTCCATTCGTAACGATCTCGAAATCTCTGACGCATGCGGTTCGGTGGGGACGGTTGTTCATTTTGGACATCTTCAAGCCAAAGATCCGCTGGAGGGATACCATAATGTGATTCAATGTCTGGACGCCGCACTCGAAGGGTGGCAGGGCAAGTCCAAGATTTTACTTGAAAATCAGGCAGGGGATCATGGCCCTATGGGAACAACGATGGAAGAAATGATACAGATTCGCAAACTGAGTCGATATCCGGAATGTATTGCTTTTTGTTTCGACACATGTCATGCTTTTGCTTCAGGGATGTGGAAATCCGGAGATGAGTCAGCTTTATTAGAAAAGGGCAGACAGCTGGGATATTGGGATGTTCTGGCGGCTGTTCATTTTAATGATTCCAAGTACGCATACGGTTTGAAAAAAGACAGGCATGCGCGAATTGGTCAGGGCCATATTGGCTGCGAATCGATGAAGACACTGCTGCAGTCGCCGGAATTTCAGCAAACGGTTGTTGTACTGGAGACGGAAACGGGAGAAGATGGAACGCATCGGGAAGATATTCAGCTCATGCGTTCCTGGTTATAA
- a CDS encoding DNA-formamidopyrimidine glycosylase family protein → MPELPEMENYRTILSEHILDLPITGVVVNREKTINTTSDVFIRELTGNRIIFVERRAKHLIFHLANGKRLVLHLMLGGMLFWGTEDERPDRSTQVELHFGEHILFFIGLRLGYLHLMTSKETEAAMSDLGPEPLDRRMNKERFAGLLKGRRGTLKTTLVNQHIIAGIGNCYSDEIAFAAGLRPSSKTQNIANSPELTERLYHAMQSVLREAASEGGYMEMPLMQGDTKTGSFDEQCRVYDREGEACPRCGGTIERVEITGKKAFFCPKCQHEA, encoded by the coding sequence ATGCCAGAGTTACCGGAAATGGAAAATTACCGGACGATATTGTCCGAGCATATACTTGATTTGCCGATTACAGGTGTAGTCGTAAACCGTGAAAAAACGATTAATACTACTTCTGACGTGTTCATACGTGAACTGACAGGCAATCGGATTATATTTGTTGAGCGGCGTGCGAAACATCTGATTTTTCACCTCGCAAACGGCAAGCGGCTTGTGCTGCACCTGATGCTGGGCGGCATGCTGTTCTGGGGCACAGAGGACGAGCGTCCCGATCGATCCACACAAGTAGAACTTCATTTTGGAGAACATATTCTGTTCTTTATCGGTCTGCGTCTCGGGTATCTGCATCTGATGACTTCCAAGGAAACGGAAGCAGCCATGTCCGATCTTGGTCCAGAGCCGCTGGATCGCCGGATGAACAAAGAACGATTTGCCGGACTGCTGAAAGGTCGCCGTGGAACACTCAAAACAACGCTGGTGAATCAACATATTATTGCGGGTATTGGTAATTGCTACTCGGATGAAATTGCTTTTGCGGCGGGACTTAGACCCAGCTCAAAAACGCAGAATATTGCTAACTCTCCAGAGCTGACTGAACGCTTGTACCATGCCATGCAGTCGGTACTGCGAGAAGCCGCGTCCGAGGGTGGCTATATGGAAATGCCGCTGATGCAGGGAGATACCAAAACAGGCAGTTTCGACGAACAGTGTAGGGTTTATGATCGGGAAGGCGAAGCTTGTCCACGCTGCGGGGGAACCATCGAACGAGTAGAAATTACGGGCAAAAAGGCATTTTTCTGTCCCAAATGTCAGCATGAGGCCTAA
- the metH gene encoding methionine synthase codes for MDKLSLHDALKQRILILDGAMGTMIQQVDLTSDDFGGEDLDGCNEMLVLTRPDLIQRIHEDYLEAGADLIETNTFGATSVVLAEYDIQDRAREINLEAARIAKAAIDRFSTPESPRYVVGAMGPTTKTLSVTGGVTFQELVDSYFEQALALIEGGVDALLLETSQDTLNVKAGSIGIQQAFDQSGMKLPLMISGTIEPMGTTLAGQNIESFYISLEHLNPISVGLNCATGPEFMRDHIRSLSGMASAAVSCYPNAGLPDENGNYHESPDSLAQKIGAFAEQGWLNIAGGCCGTTPAHIQAMRDTLAKYPPRELNGTHPPALSGIEPVYVEQDNRPYMVGERTNVLGSRKFKRLIVEGKYEEASEIARAQVKNGAHIVDVCVQDPDREETEDMIKFLELVVKKVKVPLMIDTTDAAVIDTALQYSQGKAIINSINLEDGEEKFELVTPLLHKYGGAVVVGTIDERGQAISREDKLDVAKRSYDLLVNKYGLKPEDLIFDTLVFPVGTGDEQYIGSAKETIEGIRIIKEALPECHTILGISNISFGLPEAGREVLNSVFLYECTKAGLDYAIVNTEKLERYASIPEEERRLSEELLYNTNDETLAAFVAAFRNKKVEKKEKISNLSLEERLASYVVEGSKEGLLPDLEQALAKYSALEVINGPLMRGMEEVGRLFNNNELIVAEVLQSAEVMKASVAYLEQFMEKNETSVKGKIILATVKGDVHDIGKNLVEIILSNNGYRIINLGIKVPPERIIEAYREEKVDAIGLSGLLVKSAQQMILTAQDLRTAGIDVPIMVGGAALTRKFTKNRIRPEYNGMVVYAKDAMDGLDLANKLMNPVTREAMQAEMDAEKEADASSAGEVQALPELTRVERSAITADHPVLVPPDLERHTLRNYPLSHILPYVNMQMLLGHHLGLRGSVEQLLASGDPKAVDLKAVVDGIMQEAVRDGIIQAHAMYRFFPAQSSGNSIIIYDPQDTSSILHTFTFPRQKVEPFLCLSDFLKPVDSGEMDYVGFLVVTAGHGVRELSTAWKDQGDYLRSHALQSVALEVAEGLAERVHHMMRDIWGFPDPADMTMKQRHGARYQGIRVSFGYPACPDLEDQGPLFKLMQPEDIGVELTEGFMMEPEASVSAMVFSHPQAKYFNVEKA; via the coding sequence TTGGATAAGCTTAGTCTACACGATGCATTAAAACAACGAATATTAATCCTCGACGGTGCAATGGGGACAATGATTCAACAAGTGGATCTGACCAGCGACGATTTCGGCGGTGAAGATCTGGATGGATGTAATGAAATGTTGGTGCTAACCCGTCCAGACTTGATCCAACGTATTCATGAAGATTATTTGGAAGCTGGTGCCGATTTAATTGAGACCAATACATTTGGTGCAACTTCAGTAGTTCTTGCTGAATACGATATTCAAGATCGTGCACGTGAAATCAATCTGGAAGCAGCCCGGATCGCGAAAGCTGCGATTGACCGTTTTTCCACACCAGAGTCACCAAGATATGTGGTAGGAGCTATGGGGCCAACGACCAAAACACTGTCTGTGACCGGCGGGGTGACATTCCAAGAGCTGGTTGACAGCTATTTTGAGCAGGCTCTCGCTTTAATAGAGGGAGGCGTTGATGCGCTACTGCTCGAAACCTCACAGGATACCCTCAATGTCAAAGCGGGAAGCATTGGTATTCAGCAAGCGTTTGATCAGAGCGGTATGAAGCTGCCTTTAATGATCTCAGGAACGATTGAGCCGATGGGTACGACCTTGGCCGGTCAGAACATTGAATCTTTTTATATATCCTTAGAACACCTTAACCCGATTTCGGTGGGACTAAACTGTGCGACAGGTCCAGAGTTCATGCGTGACCATATACGCTCTTTGTCCGGCATGGCATCTGCAGCCGTGAGCTGTTATCCCAATGCAGGTCTGCCTGATGAGAATGGTAACTATCATGAATCGCCAGACTCGTTAGCTCAGAAAATCGGGGCTTTTGCAGAACAGGGTTGGTTGAACATTGCTGGAGGCTGCTGCGGTACGACGCCAGCTCACATCCAGGCCATGCGTGATACACTCGCCAAATACCCCCCAAGAGAATTGAACGGAACACACCCGCCTGCATTGTCCGGCATTGAGCCGGTATATGTCGAGCAGGATAATCGCCCCTACATGGTTGGTGAGCGCACCAACGTGCTGGGTTCACGGAAATTCAAACGCTTAATTGTCGAAGGCAAGTACGAAGAAGCTTCTGAAATTGCGCGAGCACAAGTGAAAAATGGAGCACATATCGTAGACGTCTGTGTACAGGACCCCGACCGTGAGGAAACGGAAGATATGATCAAGTTCCTCGAACTGGTTGTCAAAAAGGTCAAAGTTCCGCTGATGATTGATACGACAGACGCTGCGGTTATCGATACGGCACTTCAGTATTCTCAAGGCAAGGCAATTATTAACTCCATTAATCTTGAGGATGGCGAAGAGAAATTTGAATTGGTAACACCACTGCTCCATAAATACGGCGGAGCGGTCGTTGTCGGAACGATCGACGAGAGGGGCCAGGCCATCAGTCGGGAGGACAAGCTTGATGTGGCCAAGCGTTCGTATGACCTGCTGGTGAACAAGTACGGGCTGAAGCCGGAAGATCTGATTTTTGATACTTTGGTGTTTCCGGTAGGAACGGGTGACGAACAGTATATTGGTTCCGCCAAAGAAACGATAGAAGGCATACGAATCATTAAGGAAGCACTGCCGGAGTGTCATACGATTCTCGGGATCAGCAACATTTCCTTTGGTCTTCCTGAAGCGGGTCGTGAGGTGTTAAATTCTGTATTCTTGTATGAATGCACCAAAGCGGGTCTGGATTATGCCATCGTAAACACCGAAAAGCTGGAGCGCTACGCATCCATTCCGGAAGAAGAACGCAGACTCTCGGAGGAATTGCTGTATAATACCAATGATGAGACACTGGCAGCGTTTGTAGCGGCTTTCCGTAATAAGAAGGTAGAGAAAAAGGAGAAAATCTCGAATCTATCTCTGGAAGAACGTCTTGCATCGTACGTGGTAGAAGGAAGCAAAGAGGGGCTGCTGCCTGATCTCGAGCAGGCTCTTGCTAAATATTCAGCACTTGAAGTGATCAACGGCCCGTTAATGCGGGGCATGGAGGAAGTTGGACGGCTGTTCAACAACAATGAGTTAATTGTTGCCGAAGTGCTTCAAAGTGCGGAAGTCATGAAAGCTTCTGTAGCATATCTGGAGCAGTTTATGGAGAAGAATGAAACTTCCGTTAAAGGAAAAATCATTCTTGCCACCGTTAAAGGCGATGTGCATGACATCGGTAAAAATCTGGTCGAGATCATCTTGTCCAACAACGGTTACCGGATCATTAATTTGGGTATAAAAGTACCACCAGAGCGTATTATCGAGGCCTATAGGGAAGAAAAGGTTGACGCGATTGGCCTTTCAGGTCTGCTCGTCAAATCCGCACAGCAGATGATCCTCACCGCACAGGATTTGCGCACAGCCGGAATTGATGTACCTATTATGGTAGGGGGAGCGGCATTAACTCGCAAGTTTACTAAAAATCGGATTCGTCCCGAATATAACGGTATGGTTGTTTATGCAAAGGATGCAATGGACGGCCTGGATCTGGCCAATAAGCTGATGAACCCGGTTACGCGGGAAGCGATGCAGGCCGAGATGGATGCTGAAAAAGAAGCGGACGCTTCAAGTGCAGGAGAAGTTCAAGCACTTCCGGAGCTTACCAGGGTAGAACGCTCCGCTATTACAGCCGATCATCCGGTCCTGGTACCGCCTGATCTGGAGCGCCATACACTGCGTAATTACCCGCTGTCACACATTCTGCCTTATGTGAACATGCAGATGCTGCTTGGACACCATCTGGGGCTTCGGGGCTCTGTTGAGCAGCTGCTTGCTTCCGGTGATCCCAAAGCAGTGGATCTGAAAGCGGTCGTAGACGGCATTATGCAGGAAGCGGTTCGTGACGGAATCATTCAGGCTCATGCGATGTATCGTTTCTTCCCGGCACAGTCCAGCGGCAACAGCATCATCATTTATGATCCGCAGGATACAAGCAGCATTCTGCATACTTTTACGTTCCCGCGTCAAAAGGTAGAGCCATTCCTGTGTCTGTCGGACTTCCTGAAGCCGGTTGATTCTGGTGAGATGGATTATGTGGGCTTCCTCGTCGTTACTGCCGGACATGGTGTACGAGAGCTCTCCACGGCTTGGAAGGATCAAGGGGATTATCTTCGCTCACATGCGCTGCAGTCGGTAGCGCTGGAAGTCGCGGAAGGATTGGCGGAACGTGTGCATCATATGATGAGAGATATATGGGGCTTTCCGGACCCTGCAGATATGACGATGAAGCAGCGTCATGGTGCGCGTTATCAGGGGATTCGAGTTTCCTTTGGATATCCGGCCTGCCCGGATTTGGAGGATCAAGGTCCGCTCTTTAAGCTGATGCAGCCTGAGGATATCGGTGTTGAGCTGACGGAAGGTTTTATGATGGAGCCGGAAGCGTCTGTGTCCGCGATGGTATTCAGCCATCCGCAGGCGAAATATTTTAACGTCGAAAAAGCATAA
- the rnz gene encoding ribonuclease Z, with protein MELYFLGTNAGVPTLQRNVTSIGLRMLDERRALWLFDCGEGTQHQILSSPLKLSKLEKIFITHLHGDHVFGLPGLLSSRAYQGGTTPLTVYGPPGTERMISTTMELSQSRLNYDLNIVEHTGGIVFEDDSFLVESALLEHRIDSYGYRVTEKDRPGSLDPARLAAYGLKPGPLFGRLKRGETITLDSGDMLRPEDVLGAPKRGMVITILGDTRPCDNVQPLAQDADVLVHEATFMHDLADTAHEYYHSTSKQAAEAARAAGVGQLIMTHFSSRYKDDDQLQPLLEEAKSIFPNTRLANEHQLIPVVHREHDSTQ; from the coding sequence ATGGAATTATATTTCCTGGGAACGAATGCTGGTGTACCTACGCTTCAACGGAATGTAACGTCCATTGGACTCCGCATGTTGGATGAACGCAGAGCGTTGTGGTTGTTTGACTGCGGGGAAGGAACGCAGCATCAGATTTTGAGTTCACCGCTTAAATTAAGCAAATTGGAGAAAATTTTTATTACACATCTGCATGGCGACCATGTTTTCGGGTTGCCCGGACTGTTGTCCAGCAGAGCGTATCAGGGCGGAACAACGCCGCTCACCGTTTATGGGCCGCCAGGGACAGAACGCATGATTTCAACAACAATGGAGCTAAGTCAATCCCGTTTGAATTATGATCTGAACATTGTGGAGCATACGGGCGGGATTGTGTTTGAAGATGACAGCTTCCTTGTGGAATCAGCCCTGCTTGAGCACCGGATCGACAGTTACGGGTACCGGGTTACGGAGAAAGACCGTCCCGGCAGTCTAGATCCTGCCAGATTGGCAGCGTATGGCCTGAAACCTGGCCCCTTGTTCGGAAGGTTAAAGCGGGGAGAAACGATTACACTGGATAGTGGAGACATGCTGCGTCCTGAGGATGTCCTGGGAGCACCCAAACGAGGAATGGTCATTACCATTCTGGGCGATACACGTCCTTGCGATAACGTCCAGCCTCTCGCTCAGGATGCAGATGTTCTTGTTCATGAAGCGACGTTTATGCATGATCTGGCCGATACAGCCCATGAATACTATCACAGTACATCGAAACAAGCGGCGGAAGCGGCCCGAGCGGCGGGTGTAGGACAGCTGATTATGACTCACTTCAGCTCGCGTTATAAGGATGACGATCAGCTTCAACCGCTTCTGGAGGAAGCGAAGTCCATCTTCCCGAATACACGTCTTGCGAACGAGCACCAACTTATCCCTGTTGTTCACCGAGAGCATGATTCAACGCAATAA
- a CDS encoding extracellular solute-binding protein, producing MKRKPRNMLGKMILAMTMSAVLAACSSDAGTGPDISDVGTKSAMESYNAGDTFKATEPFNLSILYSDQPTYPYKKDWLLFKKITEMTGVTLEPTIVPMSDYPQKRSLLISSGDAPLVIPKTYPGEEAAFVSSGAILPISDYIDLMPHFKEKVEKWKLEPELEGLRQEDGKYYVLPGLHEEVWPDYTLIVRTDVFKDNNIAIPTTWDELYTAAKKLKEIYPDSIPFSDRFKFNSTLGIAAAGFGTKAGWGYGNGLTYKADTDEFVSTAATPEYKELLTFFNKMVSEGLLDKESFTQDDDQATQKFVSGKSFMINGNSQTLVLHRNDMNKTLGEGKYSIAKITVPGGPKGQLMSGSRLENGVMISGKIKDNDNFKAILQFIDWLYYSDEGQEFTKWGVENETFTKEDGKRKLMDDINYNGLNPKGTKDLRVDFGFSGGVFAYGGTTELLQSMFSEEELVFQNNMKEIKEIIPAEPPIPYSSEDRERVTLLSTPLKDYTDQNTLKFILGERKLSEYDAFLKELESQGLSNYLKLANDTYKTYKENKK from the coding sequence TTGAAAAGAAAGCCGCGTAATATGCTTGGCAAAATGATTTTGGCAATGACGATGTCTGCCGTACTCGCTGCGTGCAGTAGTGATGCTGGAACGGGTCCGGATATCTCAGATGTGGGTACGAAATCAGCGATGGAGAGTTATAATGCTGGTGATACGTTCAAAGCCACTGAACCGTTCAATCTTTCCATTTTATATAGTGACCAACCGACATATCCATACAAAAAAGACTGGCTTTTGTTCAAAAAAATTACGGAGATGACAGGCGTTACACTGGAGCCAACGATTGTGCCGATGAGTGACTATCCACAGAAAAGATCTCTTTTGATCAGTTCTGGTGATGCACCTTTGGTTATTCCGAAGACCTATCCAGGGGAAGAAGCTGCGTTCGTATCCTCGGGAGCAATTCTACCGATCAGTGACTATATCGATTTGATGCCTCACTTCAAAGAGAAGGTAGAGAAGTGGAAGCTTGAACCGGAACTTGAAGGACTTCGTCAGGAGGATGGCAAGTATTACGTCTTACCGGGATTGCATGAAGAAGTGTGGCCAGATTATACCCTGATTGTAAGAACGGATGTGTTTAAAGACAATAATATTGCTATTCCTACAACCTGGGATGAACTATATACGGCCGCGAAAAAGTTGAAAGAAATCTATCCCGATTCCATTCCGTTCTCCGACCGCTTCAAGTTTAACAGTACACTTGGCATTGCGGCAGCTGGATTTGGTACCAAAGCCGGCTGGGGTTATGGAAACGGCTTGACCTACAAAGCAGATACGGATGAATTTGTATCGACAGCTGCAACGCCGGAGTATAAGGAACTGCTAACGTTTTTCAACAAGATGGTATCCGAAGGACTGCTCGATAAAGAAAGCTTCACACAAGACGATGATCAAGCGACTCAAAAGTTCGTATCAGGCAAATCGTTTATGATTAACGGAAACTCACAGACACTTGTGCTGCACCGGAATGACATGAACAAGACACTGGGTGAAGGGAAATACTCGATTGCCAAGATTACCGTTCCGGGAGGTCCAAAAGGACAGTTAATGTCTGGTTCGAGACTCGAAAATGGTGTGATGATCTCAGGTAAAATTAAAGATAACGACAATTTTAAAGCGATATTACAATTTATTGATTGGTTATATTATAGTGACGAAGGACAGGAGTTCACCAAATGGGGCGTAGAGAACGAAACGTTCACTAAAGAAGACGGCAAACGCAAATTGATGGATGATATTAATTACAACGGATTGAACCCGAAAGGTACAAAAGACCTGCGTGTTGATTTCGGATTCTCTGGTGGGGTATTTGCTTATGGAGGAACAACAGAGCTGCTTCAATCCATGTTTAGCGAAGAGGAGCTCGTGTTCCAGAACAATATGAAAGAGATAAAAGAAATTATTCCGGCCGAGCCGCCTATTCCGTATTCTTCTGAGGATCGGGAACGTGTAACGCTCCTCAGCACACCTTTGAAAGACTATACGGACCAGAATACGTTGAAGTTTATATTGGGTGAGCGGAAGTTGTCTGAGTACGATGCATTTCTTAAAGAACTGGAAAGCCAAGGTTTGTCCAATTATCTGAAATTGGCGAATGACACCTATAAGACCTACAAGGAAAATAAAAAGTAA
- a CDS encoding TIGR01457 family HAD-type hydrolase, producing the protein MIKAYLIDLDGTLYHGRHRIDGADQLIQTLREQGVPYLFVTNNSSRTPQGVADHLNGMGISADASEVCTSAVAAAEYVAAASPGARVACIGETGLLQAVEEAGLMMTEDEPQYVIQGIDREFSYQKLTKALRWINGGAAFVMTNPDLQLPSDDGLTPGAGTLGAAIEAAAGVQPTVIGKPSSIIMRSAIRRLNLKAEEVAVIGDNMRTDIAAGVAAGCETLLVLTGVTTRENMDGHIQAAKARPDHVFDDLHTLTAWLTERADQASKKE; encoded by the coding sequence ATGATAAAGGCCTATCTGATCGATCTGGATGGTACGCTGTATCATGGCAGGCATCGGATCGATGGAGCTGACCAGCTGATTCAGACGCTGAGAGAACAGGGGGTGCCTTATTTGTTCGTGACCAATAATTCTTCCCGTACCCCTCAAGGTGTTGCCGACCACCTGAACGGGATGGGCATATCTGCTGATGCCTCAGAGGTATGCACCTCCGCGGTGGCTGCGGCGGAATATGTTGCGGCAGCATCTCCCGGGGCGAGGGTGGCTTGTATTGGGGAAACGGGTCTTCTTCAGGCTGTGGAAGAAGCCGGTTTAATGATGACTGAGGACGAGCCGCAGTATGTTATTCAAGGCATCGACCGTGAATTTTCCTATCAAAAATTAACGAAGGCACTCCGCTGGATCAATGGAGGAGCAGCTTTTGTTATGACCAACCCGGATCTCCAGCTTCCGTCCGATGACGGATTGACACCTGGCGCAGGTACGCTTGGAGCAGCCATTGAAGCGGCAGCGGGAGTGCAGCCAACGGTCATCGGCAAACCTTCAAGCATCATTATGAGATCCGCGATTCGCAGATTGAACTTAAAAGCTGAAGAAGTGGCTGTTATCGGTGATAATATGCGCACAGATATTGCTGCAGGCGTGGCGGCGGGCTGTGAAACGCTGCTTGTGCTTACGGGTGTTACAACACGTGAAAATATGGATGGACATATTCAGGCCGCGAAAGCTCGTCCTGATCATGTTTTTGATGATTTGCATACACTTACTGCATGGCTGACCGAGCGGGCTGACCAGGCTTCCAAGAAGGAGTAG
- a CDS encoding cupin domain-containing protein, with translation MAEIVIRNTNERITGDENVRIFLNKYDVLYEKWDASKLNAELQNNFGLTDDQKQEVLETFDYEIKDLAARRGYQIWDVITLSEQTPDIEEKLAKFEEIHTHAEDEIRAIVAGKGIFVIKAADDTGYFNVELSPGDVISVPENTPHFFTLMENKQIIAVRLFIEKDGWIADPYPDPTFIKNA, from the coding sequence ATGGCTGAAATTGTAATCCGAAACACGAACGAACGCATCACTGGAGACGAGAATGTTCGAATTTTCCTGAACAAATATGATGTATTATATGAGAAGTGGGATGCTTCCAAATTAAATGCTGAACTGCAAAATAATTTTGGACTTACCGATGATCAAAAGCAGGAAGTATTAGAAACCTTCGATTATGAGATCAAAGATCTGGCGGCCCGCCGCGGTTATCAAATCTGGGATGTCATCACGCTTTCAGAGCAGACACCGGACATCGAAGAAAAGTTGGCCAAATTCGAAGAGATTCATACGCATGCGGAAGACGAGATCCGTGCGATTGTTGCGGGAAAAGGTATCTTCGTTATTAAAGCGGCAGACGATACAGGTTACTTTAATGTAGAGTTGTCTCCTGGAGACGTAATTTCCGTTCCTGAAAACACACCGCATTTCTTTACATTAATGGAGAACAAACAAATCATCGCGGTGCGTCTGTTTATTGAAAAAGACGGCTGGATCGCCGATCCGTATCCTGATCCAACATTTATCAAAAACGCGTAA
- a CDS encoding GntR family transcriptional regulator: MVLNQKMRGSTRAYSYNLVKERILHLELEPGTKISEKEIADELQVSRTPVREAFMKLAEEELLDIIPQSGTIVSHINLEHVEEGRFMREKMEKEIVRLACTSFPDEYVFKLETNIAMQEVCMGKNNFYRLFELDEEFHQILFQGTGKLRTWKMLQQLNMPFNRLRLLRLAEDSNLEVIISQHKEILRLVTERQSEQAVQVMEAHLRLVVVEQEMLKDKYPHYFI, encoded by the coding sequence ATGGTATTAAATCAGAAAATGAGAGGCTCTACCAGGGCTTATTCCTATAATTTAGTAAAAGAAAGAATTCTTCATCTGGAGCTTGAACCTGGCACCAAGATTTCCGAAAAAGAGATTGCAGACGAATTGCAAGTGAGCCGCACACCGGTGCGAGAAGCTTTTATGAAATTGGCAGAAGAAGAGCTGCTGGACATTATTCCGCAGAGCGGTACGATTGTTTCGCATATTAACCTGGAGCATGTGGAAGAAGGCAGGTTCATGCGTGAGAAGATGGAAAAGGAAATCGTTCGGTTGGCATGTACATCGTTTCCTGATGAATATGTGTTTAAACTGGAAACCAACATTGCCATGCAGGAAGTATGTATGGGGAAAAACAACTTTTATCGCCTGTTTGAACTGGATGAAGAGTTCCACCAGATTTTGTTTCAGGGTACTGGAAAGCTGAGAACGTGGAAGATGCTGCAGCAGCTGAACATGCCATTTAACCGGCTGCGTCTGCTGCGTCTGGCAGAAGATTCAAACCTCGAAGTAATTATCTCTCAACACAAAGAAATTTTGCGGCTGGTTACAGAACGCCAGAGTGAGCAGGCTGTTCAAGTTATGGAAGCCCATCTCAGACTAGTTGTGGTTGAACAGGAGATGCTGAAGGACAAGTATCCTCACTATTTTATCTAA